From the genome of Chanos chanos chromosome 5, fChaCha1.1, whole genome shotgun sequence, one region includes:
- the entpd1 gene encoding ectonucleoside triphosphate diphosphohydrolase 1 — protein MDEQREMKVKNPWHRPVIILIIVLIAIGIVVMVATAIIQNKPLHQKYKYGIVLDAGSSHTSVFIYEWPAEKENNTGMVRQKHACDVKGKGISSYSGNPAGAGSSLTDCMAEAQKIIPVHRHQETPVYLGATAGMRLLRMEDSSLSDQVLDAVERSLQTYPFDYQGARIITGQEEGAFGWITVNYLSDNFRKASGTIGALDLGGASTQITFVSKENSENPENSMDFRLYGNPYHLYTHSFLCYGKDQVLKLALAKKLQSLEMQEDVLKDACFHHGYKANKTLSSVFNTPCVSEKLADSPKSFIHWGTGDGVECQNAVRKVFNHSCCQYSTCSFNGVYQPPVEGHFGAFSAFYFVMNFLNLTNDDLETAKAKLINYCSTPWEEIKSSYPSVKEKYLAEYCFSGTYILTLLEDGYNFTSTTFKNIEFIKKIADSDAGWTLGYMLNLTNMIPAEAPDTPPLPHGGFVSLMLVLSLLIFSLVIVGYKCFRRPVVYSSAPKDIV, from the exons ATGGACGAGCAGAGAG aaatgAAGGTGAAAAATCCATGGCACAGGCCGGTCATTATCTTAATAATAGTCCTCATTGCCATAGGGATCGTTGTTATGGTGGCCACAGCTATCATACAGAACAAACCTCTGCATCAGAAATATAAG TATGGCATAGTTCTGGATGCAGGCTCCTCCCACAcctcagtgtttatttatgagTGGCCTGCAGAGAAGGAGAACAACACTGGAATGGTTCGTCAGAAACATGCCTGTGATGtcaaag GCAAAGGCATCTCCAGTTATTCAGGTAACCCAGcaggggcaggcagctctctgactgactgcatgGCAGAAGCCCAAAAAATCATACCAGTCCACAGGCACCAGGAAACCCCAGTCTATCTCGGGGCTACCGCAGGGATGAGGCTACTAAG GATGGAGGACAGCAGCCTGTCGGATCAGGTTCTTGACGCGGTTGAGAGATCTCTGCAGACATATCCTTTTGACTACCAGGGTGCCCGTATAATCACAGGCCAAGAGGAGGGAGCTTTTGGCTGGATCACAGTTAACTATCTGAGCGACAATTTCAGGAAG GCATCAGGAACAATAGGAGCACTCGACCTGGGTGGAGCCTCAACCCAAATTACCTTTGTCTCTAAGGAGAATTCAGAAAATCCAGAGAATTCTATGGACTTCCGGCTTTATGGGAATCCTTACCATCTATACACGCATAGCTTCCTCTGTTATGGGAAGGACCAGGTTCTAAAGCTTGCTTTGGCAAAGAAACTTCAGTCACTGGAG ATGCAAGAAGATGTACTGAAAGACGCTTGTTTCCACCACGGCTATAAAGCTAATAAGACCCTCTCGAGTGTTTTCAACACACCGTGTGTTAGTGAAAAGCTTGCTGACTCTCCAAAAAGCTTCATCCACTGGGGCACTGGGGATGGTGTAGAATGTCAAAATGCTGTGAGGAAAGTCTTCAACCACAGCTGCTGTCAATACTCAACGTGCTCCTTCAATGGGGTCTACCAACCACCTGTGGAAGGGCACTTTGGG GCTTTTTCTGCATTCTACTTTGTGATGAACTTTTTGAATTTGACTAATGACGACTTGGAGACGGCTAAGGCCAAGCTTATAAACTACTGCTCAACCCCATGGGAAGAG ATAAAGAGCAGCTATCCCAGCGTGAAGGAGAAGTACCTGGCCGAGTATTGCTTCTCGGGAACTTACATTCTTACTCTGCTTGAGGATGGTTACAACTTTACCAGCACAACTTTCAAAAACATCGAGTTCATCAAAAAG ATTGCGGACAGTGATGCCGGCTGGACTTTAGGTTACATGCTCAATCTGACCAATATGATCCCCGCCGAGGCCCCGGACACGCCCCCTCTCCCTCACGGCGGGTTCGTGAGCCTCATGCTTGTATTGTCACTGCTAATCTTCAGCCTCGTCATTGTCGGTTACAAGTGTTTCCGACGGCCGGTGGTTTACAGCTCTGCCCCGAAGGACATCGTTTAA
- the slc35f3a gene encoding putative thiamine transporter SLC35F3a: MQKGEQNPAPYVQPRHLRDSGMRKSPDMSPRRLSDISPQLRQLKSLVLDEDIKEELKSSKSVEDINNATIEERILRITGYYGYQPWGTASRAEDRSREKADVKADGHVGGAAGVSRAEPASRRQSLRCCVQVTCVHLRHALWGFAMLICVCSSWSGSTQLAKLTVRRLNIPFAITWFSTSWNCLIFPLYYLGHLCCSRERHTPRQRFRECCRFLGDDKLSVKVLLSRVAPFGLLWTLTHYLYLQGIRRIPPTDASALFCCSRAFVFLLSWIVLRERFLGVRIVAAILAIAGIVMMTYADGFHSYSVIGISLVVGSASTAAVYKVLFRLILGSAKLGEAALYLTALGSANMLFVSIVPFILFLTGAEDFGSPGDIPWPCLCGIAGLLIVFNFLLNFGILITLPTLISLGVVLSVPVNAVIDRCSGEIQFNSVRVIAVSIICLGFLLMLLPEDWDQCLLQLRSLLCRKKQPAEGAKEMHTETLHIKTMETRNCNSKSTPCH; encoded by the exons ATGCAGAAAGGGGAGCAGAATCCAGCGCCCTATGTCCAGCCACGCCACCTCAGAGACAG CGGAATGCGGAAATCTCCTGACATGAGTCCGCGTCGTTTGTCCGATATCAGCCCTCAACTTCGACAGTTAAAATCTCTCGTCCTCGACGAAGACATAAAAGAGGAGCTGAAGTCCTCTAAATCAGTAGAGGACATAAATAACGCTACGATAGAGGAGCGGATCCTTAGGATTACAGGCTACTATGGATACCAGCCTTGGGGTACAGCCTCCAGAG cagaggATCGTTCCAGAGAGAAAGCCGACGTGAAGGCCGACGGTCACGTGGGCGGGGCCGCGGGCGTGTCCAGGGCGGAGCCTGCAAGCAGACGGCAGAGCCTGCGTTGTTGCGTGCAGGTGACCTGTGTGCACCTTCGTCATGCGCTGTGGGGATTCGCCATGCTGATATGCGTGTGCTCGTCTTGGTCAGGCTCCACCCAGCTGGCCAAACTGACGGTCAGGCGCTTAAACATACCTTTTGCCATCACCTGGTTCTCCACATCCTGGAACTGCCTCATCTTCCCTCTGTACTACCTGGGTCATCTGTGCTGCagcagggagagacacacacccagGCAACGCTTCAG ggAGTGCTGTCGGTTCCTGGGAGATGACAAGCTATCTGTGAAGGTTCTGTTATCCAGGGTGGCTCCGTTTGGTCTGCTGTGGACTCTTACACACTACCTGTACCTGCAGGGCATCCGCAGGATCCCGCCCACCGACGCCAGCGCCCTCTTCTGCTGCAGCCGAGCGTTTGTCTTCCTGCTGTCTTGGATCGTGCTCAGAGAGCGCTTCCTGGGAGTGCGG ATTGTGGCAGCTATTTTAGCCATAGCTGGAATAGTGATGATGACATATGCAGATGGTTTCCATAGTTACTCAGTGATTGGCATCTCCTTGGTAGTTGGGTCTGCTTCAACAGCAGCTGTGTACAAG gttctGTTCAGGTTGATCTTGGGCAGTGCCAAACTGGGTGAAGCAGCATTGTATCTGACTGCCCTCGGAAGTGCCAACATGCTCTTCGTCAGCATTGTGCCGTTCATACTCTTCCTCACTGGTGCAGAGGACTTTGGTTCACCTGGTGATATACCGTGGCCTTGTTTATGCGGCATAGCTGGTCTTTTAATAG TGTTTAATTTCCTGCTGAATTTTGGCATTCTGATAACCCTTCCGACTTTGATTTCGCTGGGAGTAGTCCTTAGCGTACCAGTAAATGCTG TCATAGACCGCTGCAGTGGTGAGATCCAGTTCAACAGTGTCCGTGTGATCGCAGTCTCCATCATCTGCCTGGGCTTTTTATTAATGTTGCTCCCTGAAGACTGGGACCAGTGCTTACTGCAACTCCGTTCCTTGTTGTGCCGAAAGAAAcaaccagcagagggcgccaAAGAGATGCATACAGAAACACTGCACATAAAAACTATGGAGACTAGGAACTGCAACTCCAAGTCGACTCCTTGtcactga